In Xanthomonas sacchari, a genomic segment contains:
- a CDS encoding DUF808 domain-containing protein translates to MAGASLFTLLDDIATLLDDVSILTKVAAKKTAGVLGDDLALNAQQVTGVNADRELPVVWAVAKGSLLNKAILVPAALAISAWLPWAITPLMMIGGAFLCFEGVEKLAHRFLHSQEEDAQRRAQQVQALADQQVDVVALEKDKVKGAIRTDFILSAEIIVLSLGVVAGVPFVQQLAVLVAIALAMTAGVYGLVAGIVKLDDLGLYLSRKGAAAASIGRGILWLAPWLMRTLSIAGTAAMFLVGGGILVHSIGPLHHAIAGLAPTGGLGSLVLAVGNAVVGIVAGALVLGAVLAFQKLRGSRES, encoded by the coding sequence ATGGCCGGCGCCAGCCTGTTCACCCTGCTCGACGACATCGCCACCCTGCTCGACGACGTGTCGATCCTGACCAAGGTCGCGGCCAAGAAGACCGCCGGCGTGCTCGGCGACGACCTGGCGCTGAACGCGCAGCAGGTGACCGGGGTGAACGCCGACCGCGAACTGCCGGTGGTGTGGGCGGTGGCCAAGGGCTCGCTGCTCAACAAGGCGATCCTGGTACCGGCGGCGCTGGCGATCAGTGCCTGGCTGCCGTGGGCGATCACCCCGCTGATGATGATCGGCGGCGCCTTCCTGTGCTTCGAAGGGGTGGAGAAGCTGGCGCACCGTTTCCTGCATTCGCAGGAAGAGGACGCGCAGCGGCGCGCGCAGCAGGTGCAGGCGCTGGCCGACCAGCAGGTGGACGTGGTGGCGCTGGAGAAGGACAAGGTCAAGGGTGCGATCCGCACCGACTTCATCCTCTCGGCGGAAATCATCGTGCTGTCGCTGGGCGTGGTCGCCGGCGTGCCTTTCGTGCAGCAGCTCGCGGTGCTGGTGGCGATCGCGCTGGCGATGACCGCCGGCGTCTACGGCCTGGTCGCCGGCATCGTCAAGCTCGACGACCTGGGCCTGTACTTGAGCCGCAAGGGCGCCGCCGCCGCGTCGATCGGCCGCGGCATCCTGTGGCTGGCGCCGTGGCTGATGCGCACCCTGTCGATCGCCGGCACCGCGGCGATGTTCCTGGTCGGCGGCGGCATCCTGGTGCACAGCATCGGCCCGTTGCACCACGCCATCGCCGGCCTCGCCCCGACCGGCGGCCTGGGCAGCCTGGTGCTGGCGGTGGGCAATGCGGTGGTGGGTATCGTGGCCGGGGCCCTGGTGCTGGGCGCCGTGTTGGCGTTCCAGAAGCTGCGTGGCAGTCGCGAATCGTAG